In a genomic window of Aggregatimonas sangjinii:
- a CDS encoding helix-turn-helix domain-containing protein, which translates to MNWVIVLFLFFVFLGVLLSILFLLKRKGNKFANRILALYTFLFAFEMLNNCLRWSQWLYTREFIHLDLTHFPLWTIYGPLLFIYVRNVLKGTHFRITDLLFLIPPFGIIALVSPFYLLDTTTKVEVVTAGRTWDYAIFPSYAIWLVIALMFFYALLTYFTFGQHRRLGFRENRWLKWFVASYSGFAFAFALYIFLVRFQLMDASYDYLVDIAIVFFIGMLAFFGFVQPEVFEGKSIEKILPFVKYRKTGLSDALSLEMKHKLIRIMETEKPYLNHELRLDDLSRLMNLSRNHTSQIVNEHFNLSFFDFINKYRVKDAKNLLMNNELNKLTTTQIAYDVGFNNRASFYKAFKKFTEYNPSAYLEQATGS; encoded by the coding sequence ATGAACTGGGTAATCGTGCTCTTTCTCTTTTTCGTTTTTCTGGGCGTGCTGCTCTCGATATTGTTTCTTTTAAAAAGAAAAGGAAACAAGTTCGCCAATCGAATTCTCGCCCTATATACCTTCTTGTTCGCTTTTGAAATGTTGAATAATTGCCTGCGCTGGTCGCAATGGCTGTACACTAGGGAATTCATTCATCTAGACTTGACCCATTTTCCACTTTGGACGATTTACGGGCCATTGCTGTTTATATACGTTCGCAACGTGCTGAAAGGAACACATTTTCGAATTACAGATCTGCTGTTTCTAATTCCTCCGTTCGGTATCATCGCGTTGGTATCCCCTTTCTACTTATTGGATACCACGACCAAAGTAGAAGTTGTCACCGCTGGACGCACCTGGGATTATGCAATTTTCCCTAGCTACGCCATATGGCTCGTGATAGCGTTGATGTTTTTCTACGCCTTACTTACCTATTTTACCTTCGGACAGCATCGACGTTTGGGCTTTCGGGAAAATCGTTGGCTAAAGTGGTTCGTAGCTTCGTATTCGGGTTTCGCATTTGCCTTTGCCCTCTATATTTTCTTGGTGCGTTTTCAGTTGATGGATGCTTCCTACGATTACCTGGTAGATATCGCCATCGTATTTTTTATCGGGATGCTAGCCTTCTTCGGATTTGTGCAGCCAGAGGTTTTCGAAGGGAAATCCATAGAAAAAATACTTCCTTTTGTCAAATACAGAAAGACGGGGCTGTCGGATGCGCTTTCGCTGGAAATGAAACACAAACTTATCCGCATTATGGAAACTGAAAAACCCTACCTCAACCACGAACTTCGACTGGACGATTTATCACGTTTAATGAATCTTTCAAGAAATCATACCTCCCAAATCGTAAACGAGCACTTTAACCTCTCCTTTTTTGATTTTATCAATAAATATCGGGTAAAAGATGCCAAAAATCTTTTGATGAACAACGAGTTGAACAAACTGACCACGACCCAAATCGCCTACGATGTCGGGTTCAACAACCGGGCTTCGTTCTACAAAGCCTTTAAAAAATTCACCGAATACAACCCATCGGCCTATCTTGAACAGGCCACGGGTTCTTGA
- a CDS encoding M23 family metallopeptidase, whose protein sequence is MKLFQMGILLFLITCCSEKESVTQVQELDSNGGKLAAGCPDAQYDDWRSSEYVLPYRVGESYVVNLSHCAGSYHSVGQPDQFAIDFEMPIGTSIMAARDGRVVYVETSGRDGGFPNNVVVVRHNDTTFAQYMHLTQDGAFVRVGDTIQQGQEIALSGNTGLAGYPHLHFVVTQGDYNYPYISIPTTFKNTVSNERSLASWTRYTALSY, encoded by the coding sequence ATGAAACTTTTTCAAATGGGTATACTGCTATTCCTAATCACGTGCTGCTCCGAAAAAGAGTCGGTAACACAGGTGCAGGAATTGGATAGTAATGGAGGCAAACTGGCCGCTGGTTGTCCGGATGCCCAGTATGACGATTGGCGGAGCTCTGAATACGTATTGCCCTATCGCGTCGGTGAGTCCTATGTGGTCAATTTAAGTCATTGTGCCGGTTCGTACCACAGTGTCGGTCAACCCGATCAATTTGCGATAGATTTCGAGATGCCCATCGGAACGTCCATAATGGCAGCGAGAGACGGACGCGTAGTGTACGTTGAAACTTCCGGCAGGGATGGTGGTTTTCCTAATAATGTCGTGGTTGTAAGGCATAACGATACTACCTTTGCCCAATACATGCATTTAACGCAAGATGGGGCATTCGTACGCGTGGGCGACACTATTCAACAAGGGCAGGAAATCGCTTTAAGTGGTAATACAGGCCTCGCCGGGTATCCACATTTGCATTTTGTAGTCACCCAGGGAGATTATAATTATCCGTACATATCGATTCCGACAACCTTTAAAAATACGGTTTCAAACGAAAGAAGTTTAGCTTCTTGGACGAGATATACAGCGTTATCCTATTAG
- a CDS encoding sodium:solute symporter: MESTISNIDIGIVISYFLVVLFIGLWISRKTKTGEDLFLGGRTFGWGIIGLSLFASNISGSTIVGLAGAAYTTGISNSVYEWMSGIPLIVAALIFIPLYLRSQITTIPEFLQLRFDRRSQKFFSIITIFSTIMIETAGALYAGSLILQTFFPDLVMWQTSLVLAVVAGIYTAGGGLKAVVYTDAIQAIILIIGCGVISWILFGKLDYDWSKVLAAAPEGHFSVVRPMEDEGLPWPGLLMGVPFLGFWYWSTNQYIIQRVLGARDIQQARWGVILAGFLKVIPLFIMVFPGAMAISLYPDIANGDAVFPTLVTKVLPVGLVGLVLAGVISAIMSSVDSALNSSSTLLVIDFIKPIKKNLTEKDIVKYGRISTLIFMVIAALWAPQIQNFTGLWDYLQQMFSIIVPPIAVIFLVGVFFKRGNGDGAFWTLVIGTLAGIALFVLEQFDLWHLHYTMNVGLMILLSTVIFVAVSLLTTAPDAEKIKLLTYRRELLMDGFQNVPWYKNYLYQIVVLVIIITYILIWLW, encoded by the coding sequence ATGGAAAGTACCATTTCGAACATCGACATTGGCATTGTAATCTCCTATTTCCTAGTGGTACTCTTTATAGGACTATGGATTTCGCGCAAAACAAAAACGGGCGAAGACTTATTTCTGGGTGGGCGAACCTTTGGTTGGGGAATTATCGGCCTCTCTTTATTTGCTTCCAATATTTCGGGCTCGACCATTGTCGGTCTGGCCGGAGCTGCCTACACGACCGGAATCTCAAATTCCGTCTATGAATGGATGTCTGGAATCCCGTTAATTGTCGCGGCCTTGATTTTTATACCACTCTATTTAAGAAGTCAGATTACGACCATACCCGAATTTCTTCAACTTCGCTTTGATAGAAGGTCGCAGAAATTTTTCTCGATTATCACCATTTTTAGTACTATCATGATTGAAACTGCCGGTGCTCTTTACGCGGGTAGTTTAATATTGCAAACGTTTTTTCCCGATTTGGTGATGTGGCAAACGTCGTTGGTGTTGGCTGTGGTAGCCGGTATTTATACGGCCGGCGGCGGTTTGAAAGCGGTGGTATACACCGATGCCATACAAGCGATCATACTCATAATCGGCTGTGGGGTCATTTCATGGATTCTTTTTGGAAAGTTGGACTACGATTGGAGTAAGGTGCTTGCTGCCGCTCCGGAAGGTCATTTTTCCGTGGTACGACCAATGGAGGATGAAGGATTGCCATGGCCCGGTCTTTTAATGGGTGTACCCTTTCTAGGCTTTTGGTACTGGTCTACCAACCAATATATCATTCAACGGGTATTAGGGGCAAGAGATATTCAACAAGCGCGTTGGGGCGTAATATTGGCGGGTTTCCTCAAGGTCATTCCGTTGTTTATCATGGTTTTCCCAGGGGCGATGGCCATCAGTCTATATCCTGATATTGCGAATGGTGATGCCGTTTTTCCGACCTTGGTCACCAAGGTATTGCCTGTAGGCCTGGTCGGTTTGGTTTTGGCAGGCGTTATTTCAGCGATCATGTCAAGTGTTGATTCTGCGTTGAATTCTTCCTCTACCCTATTGGTTATCGACTTTATCAAACCGATCAAAAAGAATCTAACTGAAAAGGATATCGTCAAATACGGTAGGATAAGCACCTTGATTTTTATGGTGATCGCGGCACTATGGGCCCCCCAAATTCAAAATTTTACGGGTCTATGGGATTACCTACAACAAATGTTCTCTATCATCGTACCGCCAATTGCGGTCATTTTTCTTGTTGGAGTATTTTTTAAAAGAGGAAATGGCGATGGGGCATTTTGGACTTTGGTCATTGGAACATTGGCCGGTATTGCGCTTTTCGTGTTGGAACAATTTGACCTCTGGCACCTTCATTATACCATGAACGTCGGTCTGATGATTTTACTTTCGACAGTTATCTTTGTCGCGGTAAGTCTACTGACCACTGCACCGGATGCCGAGAAGATAAAATTACTTACCTATAGGAGGGAATTATTGATGGACGGTTTTCAGAATGTGCCCTGGTACAAAAACTACCTATACCAAATCGTAGTGCTGGTCATTATTATTACCTACATTCTAATTTGGTTGTGGTAA
- the rluF gene encoding 23S rRNA pseudouridine(2604) synthase RluF, whose product MSEPKQTRINKYLSEVGYCSRRAADKLIEQGRVMINGRVPEMGTKITDGDEVRVNGQLITEPKEKPVYLAFNKPIGIVCTTDSRVEKDNIIDFINYPKRIFPIGRLDKPSEGLIFLTNDGDIVNKILRARNQHEKEYIVTVDKPITQQFLQQMRNGIPILDTVTRKCEVEQLDVHEFKIILTQGLNRQIRRMCEYLHYNVTKLKRVRIMNVKLDVPVGKWRHLTDMEMEEINRLVAHSSKTFDG is encoded by the coding sequence ATGAGCGAACCCAAACAGACCCGAATCAACAAATACCTTAGCGAAGTCGGGTACTGCTCACGCCGTGCCGCGGATAAGCTTATCGAGCAAGGTAGGGTAATGATCAACGGGAGAGTACCCGAAATGGGCACCAAAATTACCGATGGTGATGAAGTTCGTGTAAACGGGCAACTTATTACCGAGCCAAAGGAAAAACCGGTCTACCTCGCTTTCAACAAGCCCATTGGTATCGTATGCACCACAGATTCCCGCGTTGAAAAGGATAACATCATCGATTTTATCAACTATCCCAAACGTATTTTTCCTATCGGCAGGCTTGATAAGCCCAGCGAGGGACTCATCTTTTTGACCAACGACGGCGACATTGTGAACAAGATCCTACGCGCTCGAAATCAGCATGAAAAAGAATATATCGTAACCGTAGATAAACCTATTACGCAACAATTCCTGCAACAAATGCGCAATGGTATCCCGATTTTAGATACCGTAACAAGAAAATGTGAAGTTGAGCAGTTAGATGTTCACGAATTCAAAATTATTCTGACCCAAGGGCTGAACCGGCAGATAAGACGCATGTGCGAGTATTTGCACTACAACGTTACAAAACTGAAACGTGTGCGGATCATGAACGTTAAACTAGACGTTCCCGTCGGGAAGTGGCGTCATCTGACCGATATGGAGATGGAAGAAATCAACCGCTTGGTGGCGCATTCTTCAAAGACTTTTGACGGTTAG